Genomic DNA from Pigmentiphaga litoralis:
TCACCATGCGCAGCCGGTTGTGCATGTAGCCGGTGCTGTTGATCTGCGCCATGGCCGCATCGACCAAGGGGTAGCCGGTCTGGCCGTCGCACCATGCCTGGAACAGGCCATCGTCGTTTTCCCATTCCAGCGCCGTATATTCCTCGCGGTAAGGGCCGTCGACGGCGGTGGGGTGGTGGTACAGGAACTGGAAGTAGAAGTCGCGCCAGACCAGCTCGCTCAACCAGGTTTCGGCGCCTTCGCGCGCGGCGCCCTGGCTGCCCTCGATGGCTTTCAGGGACGCCCGTACCAGATGCCTGACCGACAGCAGGCCGAAGCGGTTGTACACCGACAGGTAGGACGTGCCGGGCACGGCCGGCAGGTCGCGAGACTGCTTGTAGCCATCGATCACCTTGGCCACGAAGCGGTCCAGCCGCTTGCTCGCGCCGTCGGGTGTGGGCTCGGGATGCGGATCCTTGCTGGACAAAGGCTCGAAGCCCAAGGCTTCCAGCGTCGGCATCTTGCCGCCATCGACCTTCTTGAGCGACTTCAGGTGGTCCATGCTGGGCGCCTCGGCATAGTGCTCGGGCTTGAGCGCCTTGCGCCATGCATTCTTGTATGGCGTGAACACGGTGTACGGCCGGCCCTGCTTGGTCAGGATCTCGCTGCTGCTGAAGATCACGGTGTCCTTGAACAGGCGCAGCGGAATGCCCAGGGCATCCAGGGCGTCGATCACGGCCGCGTCCCGTTGATGGGCATCGGGCTCGTAGTCTTCATTGGTGAAGACCGCCGACGCGCCAAACTCCTTGACCAGCGCCGGGATGGCCTCCCGCCCCCGGGCGTGCCGCACGACCAGGTCCGATCCGGCAGCCTGAAGGCGGGCCTTCAGATCGGCAATGGCGCCGTGAAGAAAGGCCACCCGCCGATCCTGCCGGGGCAGCTCGTCAAGAATGTCCTTGTCGAAAATGAACACCGGTATGACCGCGTCGTTCTCGGTCAGGGCGCGAAACAGGCCGACGTTATCGGCAAGACGAAGGTCGCGGCGGAACCAGAACAGCGCCAGCAGGGGCGAAGAAGCCATTGGGGGTCCTCAGCCCTGGCCCTGCGCCGGGTCAGACACCGCCCGAGGGGTGACCTTGGCCGATGCCGCCTTGGCCTTGGTACGCGCCGCATCGACCGTATCGGCAACGGCCAGCGCCACCCCCATGCGGCGCTTGACGAACGATTCCGGTTTGCCGAACAGGCGGATATCCGTACCCGGCTCGGCCAGCGCGGCCGCCACGCCGTCGAACTGCACGGCCTTGGCGTCGACGCCGCCGTAGATCACGCTGCTGGCGCCGGGCTGGCGCAAGGCCGTCGATACCGGCAGGCCCAGCAGGGCGCGGGCATGCAGCTCGAATTCGTTCTGCGCCTGCGTGATCATCGTGACCATGCCGGTGTCGTGCGGGCGCGGGCTGACTTCAGAGAACCAGACCTCATCCCCCGCAACGAACAGTTCCACCCCGAAGAGGCCGAGCCCCCCCAGCTCGCCCGTGACCTTGAGCGCGATGTCGCGCGCGCGTTCAAGCGCCTTGTCGGCCATGGGCTGGGGCTGCCAGCTTTCGACATAGTCGCCATCGACCTGGACGTGGCCGATCGGATCGCAGAAATGGGTATGGATCTGGCCGTCGGCGCCGACCGCACGCACGGTCAGCAGGGTGATTTCGTAGTCGAAGCGGATGAAGCCTTCGACGATGACCCGGCCGGCGCCGACGCGGCCACCTTCCTGCGCATAACGCCAGGAAGACTCGATGTCTTGCGGGCCATCCAGGCGCGACTGGCCCTTGCCGGACGAGGACATGACCGGCTTGATGATGCACGGGTAGCCGATGTGGTCCAGCGCATCCCGCAGTTCATCCAGCGTGGCGGCGAAGCGGTAGGGCGACGTGGGCAGCCCCAGCGTTTCGGCCGCCAGGCGGCGGATGCCTTCCCGGTTCATGGTCAATTGCGCGGCGCGGGCCGTGGGCGTGACCCGTGCGACACCGGCCGACTCCAGCTCGACCAGCAGGTCGGTCGCGATCGCCTCGATCTCGGGGACGATGACGTGCGGCTGTTCCAGGTCGATGATGGCGCGCAAGGCGTCGCGGTCAGTCATGGAAACGGTGTGCGCGCGATGGGCTACCTGATGGCCGGGCGCATTCGGATAGCGGTCCACGGCGATCACTTCGACGCCCAGGCGCTGCAGCGCGATGATCACTTCCTTGCCGAGCTCGCCCGATCCCAGCAGCATCACGCGGACGGCGGAAGAGGTGAGCGGTGTGGCAAGCACGGGGAGGGTAGGCGTCGTCATGAGGCAGGTCCTGGCAAGGCGGAAACAAGGCTGCCAATGTACCGCGTCAGGCGCGCATCTGCAGGCGCGGGCAGGACGAAAACGTCCTCCCATCGCGCTTTGTTACGCAGCCGTGCCACCTGCCTGAACTCCTTCCCGGATACCTCTAAATATTATGAAATAGCGTTCCAGAATAATTGACTTCGATTGGGCGGAGGATCAAAATCGTGCCCATTCGCTGATACGGCGTTGTTGACAGGTTCGCCAGCGCGGCCCGCCGACACCTCCCGTGGCAGCCAGTCGATACAACAGGCGCCCCGAGCGCCGGCCGGGCCTGGCCCGCAAGGAGACACGATGAAAACGATGCTGCGCGCCCTGGCCTGTGTGTCGGCCGGCCTGACGTCCCTGGCGATGAGCGCCTTGCCGGCGGCCGGCGCCACCCCCACCCCCACCGCAAAGGACTATCCGTCGCGCCCGGTCACCCTGATCGTTCCGAACGCGCCGGGCGGCGCGATCGACATCCTGAGCCGCCTGGTGTCGGAACAGCTGACCAGGACCTGGGGCCAGCCGGTCGTCGTCATGTACAAACCTGGCGCCAACACGGTTGTCGGCACGGATTTCGTGGCCCGGTCGGAACCCGACGGACAGACCATCGGCATGGTGGTGACGTCGCACGTCATCAACCCGGCGATGCGGCCCAAGCTGCCCTTCGACACGATCAAGGACCTGGCGGGCGTGTCGCTGATGGCGACCTCGCAGATCGTGATCACGGCGACACCGTCTTTCCCGGCAAATTCGATTGCCGATGTGGTCGCCATGGCCAGGCAGTCGCCCGGCAAGTTGAGCTACGCCTCTCCGGGCAGTGGCAGTTCCATGCACCTGACAGGCGAATTGCTGAAGACCGAGACGTCGATCGATATGCTGCACATCCCCTACAAGGGGAGCGGTCCGGCCTACACGGAAGTCATGGCCGGACGGGTGCCGCTGTTGATCGACCCGCTGTTTTCGTCCATGCCGTACATCAAGGCCGGCAAGCTGAAGGCGCTGGCCGTGGCCGGCGCGCAGCGCGATCCGAGCGCGCCGGATATTCCGACCGTGGCCGAGACGCTGCCTGGTTTCAATGTGCAGAGCATGTTCGGCCTGGTGGTGCCGCGCGCGACCCCGCCCGACATCGTCGACAAGATCAGCAAGGACATTGCCAGCGTGCTGGCGACGCCTGAATTCAAGAAGCGCCTGAACGATATCGGCATGACGCCAGTGGGCAATACGCCGGCCCAGTTCGATGCCTACATCAAGAGCGAAATGGCGAAGTGGGCCAAGGTCGTCAAGACGACAGGCGCCGTGGCCGACTGACCGACTCTGCGTCCGGATCCATGGAAATCCAGGGCCGCAAGCCGATTTGCCAGGACAGGAATGTCCTGCCCCGGGATCGCAAGGCCAAGGCGCCTTCCTATAATGGCTGCACGATACGTTCTGCGCATCGTTCCCTTTGTAGAACGGCCCGCCCGCCCCGGCGCGCCGCCCTGGAGACCATGATGGCATCACGCGGCAAGACTTCCCCCGGCGCCCCGGCAATCGGCGATACCGACGACACGCCTGCAGGCGCCACGGTGTCGGCCCTGGAGCGCGGCATTGCCGTCCTGCGGTGCTTTCGGGAAGACGTGCGTGATCTGAGCAATGCCGAACTGGCCCGGATGACCGGCATACCGAAGCCCACCGTGACGCGTCTGGCGACGACCCTGGTGGCCCTGGGGCTGATGAAGCAGGCCGCCGGGACCGAACGGTTTTCACTGAGCGCCGGTGTCGTTTCCCTGGCGCAGGCGTTTTTGGGCGGGATCGACTTGCGGGCCTTTGCCCGGCCGCACATGGCGGCGCTGGCCGACCAGGCGAACGGTGCGGTGTATCTGGGCGTGCGGGATGGCCTGGACATGGTGCTGGTGGAAACGGCGTCCCCCCGTGCAGCATTGCTGCTGGCGCGGCTGCGGGTGGGATCGCGGTTTCCGATGGTGAGTTCGGCGCTGGGCCGCGCGTACCTCAGCGCGGTCAGCGACATCCGCGAGCGCGAGCGCCTGGAATCCCAGTTGCGCGATGGGGCGGGAGCGGACGAATGGCGCCGCCTGAAGGCCGGCTACACCCGGGCTCGGGATGACGCCGATGTGCATGGCTATTGCATGTCGCTGGGGGAATTCCACCGCGACATTCATTCGGTGGCGGTGCCGCTGGTCGTGCCGGGCGGCGAAATCGTCGCCCTCAATTGTGGCGGCCCGGCGTTCCTGTTTTCCGAAGCGCATCTTCGGCAGGATGTCGCGCCGATGTTGCTGGCGACCGCAAGGGCGATCGCCAGGGAAGTGGGGGGCTTCGTGCCGACCCCGGGTCACGCATCCAGCGCGGCCTAGACGCAGCGTCCGCCTGGAGCGTGACGCCGCGCATTCAGGAGGTGAGATGAGACTGACCGATCACGAACAGGCGATGTACGACGGCGAGCACGGCATCGCGAAACAGAAGGCCATGGACTTGCTGGTCCGCTACGGCAATGCCCTGGGGGCGGAACGCCTGGTCGATACCCGCAACGTTGCCGGTACGATCGGCGCGACCACGCCGTTCATGCGCAAATACGCCGACGAGGCGGGTGGCCTGGATGCCGTCTTTTCGGAATTCAATCTGGATTCGCGCGAAGTGGTGCGCATCCCAAAGGTGTCGGTGTACAGCAGTCACCTGCAGCAGGGCATCGATCCCGAACACGCGGCCGAGCAAGGGGTGGGCGAAGACGTGGTGCGCATCTTCCGCAAGGGCGACGCCTACAGCGCCGGCCTGGGCGTGCAGTTGCTCAACACCTGCGCGCCGTACCAGGTCGGCAATCTGCCTGCGCGCGGCGAACATTGCGCCTGGATGGAATCGTCCGCCGTGATCTACATCAACGCCGTGCTGGGCGCCAAGTCCAATGCCGAAGGCCGTGAAAGCACCGGCGCGGCGATGCTGACCGGCAAGATTCCGTACTGGGGCTACCACATCGACGAAAATCGCCGCGGCACGCACGCCATTGACGTCGACGTGCCGATCGAGAGCATGTCGGACTGGGGAATGCTGGGCTATTTCGTGGGTGACCGGGTACAGGATCGCGTTCCCGTGATCACTGGCATCGGCCGGGCGCCGAACATGGTCCGCCTCAAGCATTTCGGCGCCGCGGCTGCGTCGTCAGGCGGGGTGGAGATGTATCACATCCCCGGGTACACGCCCGAAGCGCCCAGTGTCGAAGCCGCCTTTGGGGGCAACCGGCCCATCGAGCGTTTCGTGTTTGGCCGCAAGGAGTTGCGCGAGACCTATGACAATCTGAATGCAACAGCGTCGGACGTGGATGTGGACTTCGTGATGCTGGGCTGTCCGCACTACAGCATCGAACAGATCTGGGAAGTGTGCCAGCTGCTCGAAGGCCGCAAGGTGCATGTGAATTCCAATCTGTGGATCTTCACGCCGCGCGCCACCAAGCAGATCTGCGACCAGAACGGCTATACGCGCATCATTACCGAAGCCGGTGGCTTTCTGATGTCGGACACCTGTTCGGCCCTGGGCCGCGTCATGCCAAAGGGGGTGAAGGTGGCAGCGGTGGATTCGGCCAAGCAGGTGCACTATCTGCCCGCGATCATGGGCATCCAGGCGTGGTTCGGCTCCACCGCCGACTGCATCGACGCGGCGGTGACCGGGCGTTGGAACGGGGGACTGCGATGAGCTCCATCACCTTGCGGGGCCGGGCCATTGTCGGCGGCGTGGCCGAAGGCGAAGCGCTGGTCACGCGCGAGCGGATCTCGGGCTGGGGCGGCATCGACCCGCGCACCGGCACCATCATCGAAACCCGCCACGAACTGCGCGGCGTCTCGTTCGCGGGCAAGGTGCTGGTGTTCCCGGGCGCCAAAGGGTCGTCGGGCTGGTCCGGGCAATTCCATATCGCGCGCATCGCCGGCGTGGCGCCGGCCGCCATGCTATTCAACGAGATGACCACCAAGATGGCATTGGGAGCCGTCGTCACGCATGCGCCCTCGGTCACGGACTTCGATCAGGACCCGTTGTCGGTGATCGAAACGGGCGACTGGGTCTGCGTGGATGGGGAGACGGGTTGCGTCACCGTGACCAAGCGGAAAGACCGCAACGACCTGCACCCTTAGCACGGTTGAGCTTTACGGGACCGAGGCAGATAATGCGCTGATCCGGTCAGCCATCCCGCGCAGGCCGGCGTGCGGTCTCTGGAGCAGGCAATGAAGCGATATCTTGCGATGGGCGTAAAGCATGGACTGATGGCTGGGGCACTGTTCGGCGCGTTGCTGGCCGGGCCGGTGCAGGCGCAAATGGCTGGGCAAGCGGCCGGGGCGGCTGACCCCGCCGCCAAACCCAAGACCGCGCAGCAGACGAAAATGGCCGAATGCAATGGGCAGGCCAAGGGCAAGAAGGGCGATGACTACAAAGGCTTCATGAGCCAGTGCCTGAAAGCCAAGCCCATGACATCGCAGGAAAGGATGGCGTCCTGCAGCAAGCAGGGCGCCGGACGCAAGGGCGACGATTACAAAAGCTTCGTCAGCACCTGCATGAAGGCCGGCTAGGGCGGCCAGGATTCGGCTTGGTTGAGGTCAGCCCCAGGTCAGGCCCAGGTCAGGCCCAGGTCAGCCCGAGGCCTGGACCGGCCCCATCCCACGGCCGCATTGCCGCCGGCCTGTCCCGTTCAACTTTCGGGGCATTCCTGGTGGCTGCTGGCCTGGGTCACGTGGCTGCCGGCTGGCACGCTGCGTGTCAGCCACACATTCCCGCCAATCGTCGACCCCTTGCCGATCGTGATGTTGCCCAAGATGGTTGCGCCGGCGTAGATCACGACGTCGTCTTCGACATGGGGATGACGCGGCAAGCCCTTTTGCAGCGCCCCCGTCTCGTCGGTCGGGAAGCGCTTGGCACCCAGCGTGACGGCCTGATAGAGCCGCACGCGATTGCCGATCACAGCCGTCTCGCCGATCACCACGCCCGTGCCGTGGTCAATGAAAAAGGCGCTGCCGATCTGCGCGCCGGGGTGGATGTCGATCCCGGTCTGCGAATGCGCAATTTCGGCCACGATCCGCGCCAGCAGGCGCGCGCCGCGGCGATACAGTTCGTGCGCCAGCCGGTGATGAATCAGCGCCACCACCCCCGGATAGCACAGCAGCACTTCGTCGACGCTGCCTGCCGCCGGATCGCCATA
This window encodes:
- a CDS encoding IclR family transcriptional regulator, encoding MMASRGKTSPGAPAIGDTDDTPAGATVSALERGIAVLRCFREDVRDLSNAELARMTGIPKPTVTRLATTLVALGLMKQAAGTERFSLSAGVVSLAQAFLGGIDLRAFARPHMAALADQANGAVYLGVRDGLDMVLVETASPRAALLLARLRVGSRFPMVSSALGRAYLSAVSDIRERERLESQLRDGAGADEWRRLKAGYTRARDDADVHGYCMSLGEFHRDIHSVAVPLVVPGGEIVALNCGGPAFLFSEAHLRQDVAPMLLATARAIAREVGGFVPTPGHASSAA
- a CDS encoding cryptochrome/photolyase family protein; the encoded protein is MASSPLLALFWFRRDLRLADNVGLFRALTENDAVIPVFIFDKDILDELPRQDRRVAFLHGAIADLKARLQAAGSDLVVRHARGREAIPALVKEFGASAVFTNEDYEPDAHQRDAAVIDALDALGIPLRLFKDTVIFSSSEILTKQGRPYTVFTPYKNAWRKALKPEHYAEAPSMDHLKSLKKVDGGKMPTLEALGFEPLSSKDPHPEPTPDGASKRLDRFVAKVIDGYKQSRDLPAVPGTSYLSVYNRFGLLSVRHLVRASLKAIEGSQGAAREGAETWLSELVWRDFYFQFLYHHPTAVDGPYREEYTALEWENDDGLFQAWCDGQTGYPLVDAAMAQINSTGYMHNRLRMVTASFLTKDLLVDYRKGEAYFAVALIDYDQAANNGGWQWAASTGCDPQPYFRIFSPSRQSERYDPDGEFIKRFLPVFKDVPGKYLHAPWEHTAKLAEYGIELGKHYPKPVVDHDERRLKALDIFKAARAAAQR
- the purT gene encoding formate-dependent phosphoribosylglycinamide formyltransferase, producing MTTPTLPVLATPLTSSAVRVMLLGSGELGKEVIIALQRLGVEVIAVDRYPNAPGHQVAHRAHTVSMTDRDALRAIIDLEQPHVIVPEIEAIATDLLVELESAGVARVTPTARAAQLTMNREGIRRLAAETLGLPTSPYRFAATLDELRDALDHIGYPCIIKPVMSSSGKGQSRLDGPQDIESSWRYAQEGGRVGAGRVIVEGFIRFDYEITLLTVRAVGADGQIHTHFCDPIGHVQVDGDYVESWQPQPMADKALERARDIALKVTGELGGLGLFGVELFVAGDEVWFSEVSPRPHDTGMVTMITQAQNEFELHARALLGLPVSTALRQPGASSVIYGGVDAKAVQFDGVAAALAEPGTDIRLFGKPESFVKRRMGVALAVADTVDAARTKAKAASAKVTPRAVSDPAQGQG
- a CDS encoding PsiF family protein, with the translated sequence MKRYLAMGVKHGLMAGALFGALLAGPVQAQMAGQAAGAADPAAKPKTAQQTKMAECNGQAKGKKGDDYKGFMSQCLKAKPMTSQERMASCSKQGAGRKGDDYKSFVSTCMKAG
- a CDS encoding tripartite tricarboxylate transporter substrate binding protein, coding for MKTMLRALACVSAGLTSLAMSALPAAGATPTPTAKDYPSRPVTLIVPNAPGGAIDILSRLVSEQLTRTWGQPVVVMYKPGANTVVGTDFVARSEPDGQTIGMVVTSHVINPAMRPKLPFDTIKDLAGVSLMATSQIVITATPSFPANSIADVVAMARQSPGKLSYASPGSGSSMHLTGELLKTETSIDMLHIPYKGSGPAYTEVMAGRVPLLIDPLFSSMPYIKAGKLKALAVAGAQRDPSAPDIPTVAETLPGFNVQSMFGLVVPRATPPDIVDKISKDIASVLATPEFKKRLNDIGMTPVGNTPAQFDAYIKSEMAKWAKVVKTTGAVAD
- the epsC gene encoding serine O-acetyltransferase EpsC; the encoded protein is MPLWPLEQIVADLRAERMKWRSAQQRRIEPGARELPSTDVLREIVAAFRGALFPLRLGPADLRPSSEDYYVGHTLDAALHRLLEQVRLALRYEHRTLGSPSPDVEQQAIAIVHDFAASLPRVRALLDSDVEAAFYGDPAAGSVDEVLLCYPGVVALIHHRLAHELYRRGARLLARIVAEIAHSQTGIDIHPGAQIGSAFFIDHGTGVVIGETAVIGNRVRLYQAVTLGAKRFPTDETGALQKGLPRHPHVEDDVVIYAGATILGNITIGKGSTIGGNVWLTRSVPAGSHVTQASSHQECPES
- a CDS encoding aconitase X, translating into MRLTDHEQAMYDGEHGIAKQKAMDLLVRYGNALGAERLVDTRNVAGTIGATTPFMRKYADEAGGLDAVFSEFNLDSREVVRIPKVSVYSSHLQQGIDPEHAAEQGVGEDVVRIFRKGDAYSAGLGVQLLNTCAPYQVGNLPARGEHCAWMESSAVIYINAVLGAKSNAEGRESTGAAMLTGKIPYWGYHIDENRRGTHAIDVDVPIESMSDWGMLGYFVGDRVQDRVPVITGIGRAPNMVRLKHFGAAAASSGGVEMYHIPGYTPEAPSVEAAFGGNRPIERFVFGRKELRETYDNLNATASDVDVDFVMLGCPHYSIEQIWEVCQLLEGRKVHVNSNLWIFTPRATKQICDQNGYTRIITEAGGFLMSDTCSALGRVMPKGVKVAAVDSAKQVHYLPAIMGIQAWFGSTADCIDAAVTGRWNGGLR
- a CDS encoding aconitase X swivel domain-containing protein, with amino-acid sequence MSSITLRGRAIVGGVAEGEALVTRERISGWGGIDPRTGTIIETRHELRGVSFAGKVLVFPGAKGSSGWSGQFHIARIAGVAPAAMLFNEMTTKMALGAVVTHAPSVTDFDQDPLSVIETGDWVCVDGETGCVTVTKRKDRNDLHP